A stretch of Astyanax mexicanus isolate ESR-SI-001 chromosome 21, AstMex3_surface, whole genome shotgun sequence DNA encodes these proteins:
- the LOC103026060 gene encoding NLR family CARD domain-containing protein 3, with amino-acid sequence METEIQLETEDKTKPDSSAVELSSVQSSMRAESGGIVNAPSLVSSHFSAPVVFNFNTSTAEREKEPSVGCDESRKRELRDSLKSCTRNRCNMIYEGTSDGGSSITLTDVYTELYIVEGHTGGVSNQHEVWKIEAMSRAIAVDSPVEFRDVFKKSSDSETLRTVLTLGIAGVGKTVSVQKFALEWAEGRNNEDIDFVFLMSFRDLNPIMDECFSFYKLLCYFYRQLNLKTEDVEALGGCNILLVFDGLDESRLMLNFGSSKIVSDVTETSSVDLLIINLIIGNMLPSARVWITSRPAAAHQVPSRYVNLVTEVRGFNDDQKDEYFKKRISDQEQASKIISHIKKSKSLHIMCHIPVFCWISATVLQLMLDDDKKGEEEERQEKGGDVPTTLTGMYTNFMLYQSDLKVQKYPEKYPKKSKECAYYSEEILKLAELAYKNLMREKFIFFKKDLQECGIDIEAASVYSGMFTEIFRKEKTLFKSKAYSFVHLSIQEYLAALFVFYMYSTARTNLLNETFTEKLKWRLKSNLHDLHKSAINKSLQSESGHLDLFLRFLLGISLESNQSLLVKIFPQLSLKERVRNTAQFIKRKIRMKISPERSINLFHCLNEMNDHSLVEEIKSYVGSQSDHQLTPAECTALVYLLLMSTDDLEEFDLKKYLKSDEGLRRTIPLVVSSRKALLNDCNLTKQSCEILANALSSSMSCLTELDLSDNDLQDVGILLLAQGLSSVNCKLQLLKLCRCLISEKGCLSLVAALSSSVSKLIKLDISYNNIGKNGVKMIFDIIENPMYHLEELTADHFGEIHMRTSFLSYTIELTLDINTAHRSLRLSDDGRTVSWSLSEISYPDHPDRFQTWKQVMGGEALTGRHYWEVDWGSSVFGVTIGLTYKGIGRTGDASVCLAGHDDQSWSVHCSNYSYCALHRGKKIDLLKTPDENFESERIAVFLDWPAGKLSFYRVDDDDKLIHIYTFHTIFREPVYPIFRLIHHAATLTLSPGEG; translated from the exons ATGGAGACGGAAATACAGCTGGAAACTGAGGATAAGACCAAACCAG ACTCCAGTGCAGTGGAGCTCAGCTCTGTTCAGAGCTCCATGAGGGCGGAGTCGGGAGGGATTGTGAACGCTCCCTCATTGGTCAGCAGCCATTTCTCAGCTCCAGTCGTCTTTAACTTCAATACGAGTACTGCAGAGCGCG aaaaAGAACCTTCAGTGGGTTGTGATG AGTCAAGAAAACGAGAGCTTCGCGATTCTCTGAAGTCCTGCACGAGAAATCGATGCAACATGATCTACGAAGGAACGTCTGATGGAGGAAGCAGCATCACATTGACTGACGTCTACACAGAGCTCTATATTGTGGAGGGTCATACCGGTGGAGTCAGTAATCAACATGAGGTCTGGAAGATTGAAGCAATGTCGAGGGCTATTGCTGTAGATTCTCCAGTTGAGTTCAGGGACGTTTTCAAGAAGAGTTCAGACTCAGAAACACTGAGAACGGTGCTGACGCTGGGAATCGCCGGGGTGGGGAAGACGGTTTCCGTGCAGAAGTTTGCCCTGGAATGGGCGGAAGGAAGAAACAATGAAGACATTGACTTTGTGTTCCTGATGTCATTCCGAGACCTGAATCCCATCATGGATGAGTGCTTCAGCTTCTACAAGTTACTGTGTTACTTTTACCGCCAGCTTAACCTGAAGACGGAGGACGTAGAGGCTCTTGGCGGTTGCAACATCTTGCTTGTTTTTGACGGTCTTGACGAAAGCCGCCTCATGCTAAACTTTGGAAGCAGTAAAATAGTGAGCGACGTGACCGAGACGTCATCCGTTGACCTTCTGATCATCAATCTGATCATTGGAAACATGCTTCCATCGGCTCGCGTCTGGATAACCTCGCGGCCAGCCGCAGCCCATCAAGTCCCCAGTCGGTACGTTAACCTGGTGACAGAAGTACGAGGGTTCAATGACGACCAGAAGGACGAGTACTTCAAGAAGAGAATCAGCGATCAAGAACAAGCCAGCAAAATCatctcccacattaagaaatCCAAGAGCCttcacatcatgtgccacatacctgTATTCTGCTGGATATCTGCAACTGTGCTTCAGCTTATGTTGGACGATGacaaaaaaggagaagaagaagaacgcCAAGAAAAAGGAGGAGACGTGCCCACAACTCTGACAGGAATGTACACCAACTTTATGCTCTACCAGAGTGACCTAAAAGTTCAGAAGTACCCTGAGAAGTATCCGAAGAAATCAAAGGAATGTGCATATTATTCTGAGGAAATCCTGAAGCTGGCAGAGCTTGCGTACAAGAACCTCATGAGGGAaaaattcattttctttaaaaaagatcTGCAAGAGTGTGGCATCGACATCGAAGCAGCTTCGGTGTATTCAGGGATGTTCACCGAGATTTTCCGAAAGGAGAAAACTCTATTCAAGTCCAAGGCTTACAGCTTTGTGCACTTAAGCATCCAGGAGTATCTCGCCGCTTTATTTGTATTCTACATGTACAGCACCGCAAGAACCAATCTTCTCAATGAAACCTTCACTGAAAAACTGAAATGGAGATTAAAAAGCAACCTCCACGACCTTCACAAATCTGCCATCAACAAGAGTTTACAGAGCGAGTCTGGACATCTGGATCTCTTCCTTCGTTTCCTCCTTGGTATCTCACTAGAGTCCAATCAGAGCCTTCTGGTAAAGATCTTTCCACAGCTGAGCTTGAAGGAAAGAGTCAGGAACACAGCCCAGttcatcaagaggaagatcaggaTGAAGATCTCCCCAGAGAGGAGCATCAACCTTTTCCACTGCCTGAATGAGATGAATGATCACTCTTTGGTGGAGGAGATTAAGAGTTATGTGGGATCTCAATCAGATCATCAGCTCACCCCAGCAGAGTGCACTGCCCTCGTCTACCTACTCTTGATGTCAACGGATGATCTTGAGGAATTTGACTTGAAGAAATATCTAAAGTCAGATGAGGGTCTGCGGAGAACCATACCACTGGTAGTTTCCAGTAGAAAAGCTCT GCTGAATGACTGTAATCTAACTAAACAGAGCTGTGAAATTCTGGCGAATGCCCTTAGCTCAAGCATGTCCTGCCTAACTGAGCTAGACCTGAGTGACAATGATTTGCAAGATGTTGGAATATTGTTGCTAGCTCAGGGGCTAAGCAGTGTAAACTGTAAACTTCAGCTACTCAA GTTATGTCGGTGCCTTATATCAGAGAAAGGCTGTTTATCTCTGGTTGCAGCTCTGAGTTCAAGTGTCTCAAAGCTCATAAAGCTGGACATCAGTTACAACAACATAGGAAAGAATGGAGTGAAGATGATCTTCGACATAATAGAAAATCCAATGTATCATCTGGAGGAACTGAC AGCAGACCATTTTGGTGAGATTCATATGAGGACCAGTTTTCTGAGTT ATACAATTGAGCTGACCCTGGACATCAACACTGCTCATCGCTCTCTCCGTTTGTCGGATGATGGCAGGACAGTGTCTTGGAGCTTAAGCGAAATCTCCTATCCGGATCATCCAGACCGATTCCAGACGTGGAAGCAGGTGATGGGCGGAGAGGCTCTAACTGGGCGGCATTACTGGGAGGTGGACTGGGGGAGCAGTGTGTTTGGAGTGACCATAGGCCTGACCTATAAAGGAATCGGCAGGACCGGAGACGCCAGCGTCTGCTTGGCAGGACATGATGATCAGTCCTGGAGCGTTCACTGCTCCAACTACAGCTACTGTGCTTTACATCGCGGCAAGAAGATCGACCTGCTGAAGACCCCGGATGAGAATTTCGAGTCTGAGAGGATTGCGGTGTTTCTGGACTGGCCGGCGGGAAAGCTCTCCTTCTACAGAGTCGACGACGACGATAAACTGATCCACATCTACACGTTCCACACTATCTTCAGAGAACCTGTTTACCCCATCTTCAGACTCATCCATCACGCTGCTACACTGACCTTATCACCGGGCGAAGGCTGA